One segment of Segatella copri DNA contains the following:
- a CDS encoding DUF481 domain-containing protein translates to MKKSLILIMGAATLAMPMHAQEESNASHYSILDHLTFDLDASVGMENKGMTPTTLNFALGYKLTPRFYAFAKTEGSINLYKKDDVKTYFKSQALGGGLGFKLFNPKTTAQGVDLRLSVTNTIGNADWKYTSYNADLILYPNCKKSRSVPYIGLGFRHINSHTSGLSNWNGITGTIGFRF, encoded by the coding sequence ATGAAGAAAAGTTTAATTCTAATCATGGGTGCCGCAACTTTGGCGATGCCTATGCACGCCCAAGAGGAAAGTAATGCCTCACATTACTCCATCTTAGACCATCTGACATTTGATCTCGATGCTAGCGTGGGAATGGAGAACAAAGGTATGACACCTACTACTTTGAACTTCGCCCTTGGCTACAAACTTACCCCACGCTTCTACGCCTTCGCCAAAACAGAAGGTAGCATCAACCTCTACAAGAAAGATGATGTGAAGACTTATTTCAAAAGTCAAGCTTTAGGTGGTGGACTGGGCTTCAAACTCTTCAACCCTAAGACTACCGCACAAGGGGTAGATCTTCGTCTCTCCGTAACCAATACTATCGGAAATGCCGACTGGAAATACACCTCCTATAATGCTGATCTCATCCTCTATCCGAACTGCAAGAAGAGTAGAAGTGTTCCCTATATCGGACTAGGTTTCAGACACATTAATTCTCACACCTCAGGATTATCCAATTGGAATGGCATCACTGGAACCATCGGTTTCAGATTCTAG